ACGGAAGAAGAGGATGACGGTCCGGAAGACGTTCCATACAACGAGGATTGGGATTATATTGATACCGCACAATTATCTCGGTTAATGGATGGATTACCGGAGATCAGTCAGGACCGGTCCACTTATGACGAGGTACCGCCTGAATGGGATAAGGTCGCACTGATTGACAGTCGCCCACCTGAAGTATATGCAGCCGGACACATTAACGGAGCCATCAATATCCCGGACAGCAACTTTGACAATTACAGTGACCTTCTTCCGGAGGATTTGGATACGAAACTGATCTTCTACTGTGGCGGTCTGCACTGTCCGTTAAGTGGCAGTTCGTCAGAAAAAGCTGAGGAAATGGGTTATGAGAATACCTACGTTTATCAGGAAGGAACGCCTTTTTGGAAAGAGGAAGGAAATTATTTTACGGTAACACCGGAATATGTGGAAGAACAGATTTTGGAATCCAATGTTGTACGAGACGATACTGAACCTGTCATGATTATTGATACAAGAACCTACGCCGGCTATTTCGGTGAACATATTCCTACTGCTGTATTTTGGGATGACACACAATACGGTTCGAAGTATCAAGGGTTTGCACCAGCAAATAAAGATGCAGAGATCATCATCTACTGTGGCGGTTTCTTCTGTCATAAGAGTCCCCAGTTGGCGAACGAATTGCTCGCAGATGGTT
This Salisediminibacterium beveridgei DNA region includes the following protein-coding sequences:
- the srrF gene encoding respiratory selenite reductase-associated lipoprotein SrrF; translated protein: MKKWTISFISLAGVLALSACGSSQASESEPTSFLPMEPDTSPYIIETEEEDDGPEDVPYNEDWDYIDTAQLSRLMDGLPEISQDRSTYDEVPPEWDKVALIDSRPPEVYAAGHINGAINIPDSNFDNYSDLLPEDLDTKLIFYCGGLHCPLSGSSSEKAEEMGYENTYVYQEGTPFWKEEGNYFTVTPEYVEEQILESNVVRDDTEPVMIIDTRTYAGYFGEHIPTAVFWDDTQYGSKYQGFAPANKDAEIIIYCGGFFCHKSPQLANELLADGYTNVKVLSGGMPAWKQAGLPTFGMDTADSEFDVSAGKVDRSVSADEFDEFVDSGATIVDVRGDSEVAGGMIDGALHIPDGDIHANDPSVEEKLPDDLSTTLVIHCASGARAAGVVENIADFGYEEVYYWDGGISISEDGSYTLD